A DNA window from Lycium ferocissimum isolate CSIRO_LF1 unplaced genomic scaffold, AGI_CSIRO_Lferr_CH_V1 ctg20499, whole genome shotgun sequence contains the following coding sequences:
- the LOC132043050 gene encoding uncharacterized protein LOC132043050: MQTAIFNLTGKIWLFVEDLFVVKVLVDHEQHITVKLNSNGQQEEIVISIVYAKCTNRERLDLWGSLEDLASQMHKPMIMAGDFNVIMSEEEKYGGLAVGTNEIQDFKLSMQNCEVQDLSFKGNRYTWWNGQSGDDRIFKRLDRCLGNFRLQQMFPEIEVYHLIKTSSDHAPLLIKAALVQWSNDTFGNIFQEIETLEDVIKVHEIQFELQPTPHNREKLHRV, from the exons ATGCAAACTGCCATATTCAATTTAACTGGTAAGATATGGTTATTTGTGGAGGATTTATTTGTGGTTAAAGTCTTGGTAGATCATGAGCAACACATTACTGTTAAGCTTAACAGTAATGGGCAACAAGAGGAGATAGTAATTTCTATAGTATATGCTAAGTGTACTAATAGAGAAAGACTAGATTTATGGGGTAGTTTGGAGGACTTAGCTTCTCAAATGCATAAACCAATGATAATGGCAGGAGATTTTAACGTGATCATGTCTGAGGAAGAAAAATATGGGGGTCTGGCAGTAGGGACAAATGAAATTCAGGACTTCAAATTGAGTATGCAAAATTGTGAGGTCCAGGATCTTAGTTTTAAAGGCAATAGATATACATGGTGGAATGGGCAAAGTGGAGATGATCGTATTTTCAAAAGACTAGACAGATGTTTGGGTAATTTTAGACTACAACAAATGTTTCCAGAAATTGAGGTTTATCATTTAATCAAAACAAGCTCAGATCATGCTCCCTTGTTG ataaaGGCTGCTTTAGTACAGTGGAGCAATGATACATTTGGGAACatatttcaagaaattgaaaCCTTGGAAGATGTGattaaagttcatgaaatacaGTTTGAATTGCAGCCTACTCCTCATAATAGAGAGAAGCTACATAGAGTTTAG